AGGCCCAACTCTTGGCTTTGAGATAAAAGACATACTAAGTCATGACTGTTTCAATATCAAACTTATAGCGTACAACACTGTTGACCGGCTGCTAAAAGCCAGGCCCTAATACAAATAAACTCCTAGACACACAAAATAACAAGGAGAAACAACTACACTCAAAAATCCTCCATCCTATAAACACCATAAGAAGGCTGCTCATACGGATGAGCCCTAGACAATACACAGAACAAGATAAGCGAACATAAACACTCTATACTCGattcttaataaaaaagaactTACTTCTTCAATGCCTCAACAGCCTTTCTCGCAATATCCTCACCAGCACACAATGCCTCTACCCTGATCTCCTCCGTTGTCTCCAATTCGCCCACCTTCCCGATGTGCGGATTAGCTGCATCTCCAGGACGGAATTGAGAGGTTCCCGCAGTGGTCCAGCAGCACTCCGTGTAGTTCCCTTGGCCGGGGTAACGGCCCGCGCCTGCAGAAAAGATAGCCGTCTTGCAGGCTGATACGGCCGAGGGGGGCACGAAGAATACGAGTCTGAATCGGGGAGACATTTTGAGTATGTAGTGTGCTTTGGGGATTGGGGGCTGGCAGGTTGGATTTGATGGAATGTTGGGGGTTTGCGGTTGTGTTGATGTGGGGTTGTTCTGTTTGGGCGTTGTTTGGTGGGAGTTGCTGGTGGTTATTGGGGGtgcatatgtatgtatgtagcAATTTTGTGGCTTGCTGGTATATTGATCCTCTATTATTGTGATTACTGTGTGCGCCAATCAAGTGTGCTCTCTATCTCTGGTGGCGATGTTAAAATATAAGACGAGATACATAAGCAGTACAAAGGGCTTCTAGGTATATGGTGGTGATTGGCCATTGGATAGTCGACTGCTACTGTTGGGCACCGATGCAGACGGCACGGAGAGGGGAAACGGGATGTTTGCCTTGATAACACTATTATGGCTAATTGCATCTTAGTACCTTGGTGGCGTTTCATGGTTCAAGTGAGAATGGCTCTCTTCTGAGTTATTGCGTCCAAACCAATTGTGAAATATAAATGCAGTGTTACAGATAGAAGTATGATTTTGGAACTGGCTAGAAAGAGGGGTTAGATGCTGTTCGTGATATATTTGCTTGCGGTATACTACAATTCTCAAATCAATTGCTTAGCGGCATTGAGGAAGACCTGTGGCCTAGAGATCTGGGCGTTTAGGGCAAGCCTCTCATTGGTCTTGAGAGGCCTGGGGATAATTATAGATGggctacggagtataatCGGGCTGATCTACGTACACTACACTAGCTCTTATTGTAGGTTaattcttggatttggaCCCTGGTGCCTGCTTGGTCTTTCTCTATTTGTTGGCTGCTTGATCTGCAATCTGAAGGGCTGATCTATCTATCACAGCCCAAGATGCTTTTTGTGGACTCTGCTGGGTTTAAGCAGTAGTTGTTTCAACAGTCTCTTGATCATGATTGTGAGTAGTATCATAACAGTAACCGGAAACCGATGGTCTTGAGCTGCTTTCGAATAGGGCGAGTTGTTGAACATTAATAACTAGTACAGTCAATTAGTACTCAGTATAGCACTTTTGTATTGTTTCGATGCGAGACTGGAGATGCCAGTCCAATAGCCCCAGAGGCTTGTGGCTATAGTTAGCCCATCACAATCACATTAGCGACAATGACGTTCTTGATCTGGCCATCGTGGGTTGAAATGGAGTGTAGAGGGTAGAAGCAACTACATCATGGAGATTGCTCATACCGGAGTGtctcttttattatttatttgtaCTCCGTGCAGTATCTACAACTTCTAAAGCGTCTGGGGTAGGAATGCTTGACCTCGGTAAACATGGTCAGGGCGCGACAGAACCCGCAAGCGGGACCCAACAGGGCTGCCGACTGGAGGGTCGGATGGAACGGCACGCCGTGACTTCACTGTGACTGGATATCCTGGCCCAGATTCGGTTCCacattcctcttcatcatacTCCGGAGTTGACAGTTGCCAATAGCAATGCAATGCCCTACCCATGGTTATATGCGGTGCTTGAATGACACCAGAGAAAGCTTCTAGGAGTTTTACCTAAAGTTAGATACTGCTTTGCGGATTAATATCCGAAGCATTGAATCGATATGAATCATACTCCAGGAATCCTCAAAACCCACCCTTTATCAGGGCCCAGATACATGAGACTGTGAAGacctactccggagtataaCGGCGCTAAGGTTATCAGAAAATTTTCAGTACCTGGAGATCAACACAACCCGCTTTGGAGTGGGGTTGGGAATCTCCATGCCATCTACACCTGCCTTTTTGATAATAATTGCCGATAAGAGAAAGGGATCTCCTACAAGCCTTGCAGCTTCCATATTCAAACaattgcttttcttccttcttcctttttgccACATCTAACCTTTTTGCTTTGCCCCTTCGTCTCTCCGCTCACCTCTTTTTCATGTTCGATAGGAAGATGAGAATAGAGCATATCGCTATCATTATATCTCGCTAATTAGATCTCCACGCTGCAAAGCGTTGACGCGGGTGTGTCCTTTCATCTATTGTTCGCggtttttctctttttgtgcCGCAGTGAGGTTCAATTGACTTCTTGGCTAAATCGGAGGTGTGACTGGCAAACGGAGTACGTGATATGTGTCAACCATAATCATATTCCCTCAAATTTGAACTCTTTAAGTGAATTTATGCGCAATACAAAGAGTCTCAAGATAACCAGCCACGACGAAccatggaaaaagaaggcacaTCTGCCGGGATGCCGCCAGATTATACCCGCAGAGAGCATGAGACACACGCGATGGATCCACCACAAAGGAGCACCACCGATACCGATAGTGATCTCCATTCCATATCACATGAGGACCATCCACCTCAAGCatttgaaggaaaagatgaagaatgcCGCCCTTCCTATGCCTCGGACACAAGCCGTGATGCTGCGGTTGTAGTGCCGCGACCGAATCGCAGAGGACTCTTTGGTCAGTTCACGCTGCTGGCGGAAGTTGAAAACCCGAAGACTTATTCTCGGAAGAAAAAATGGTTCGTCACTTTCATTGTTGCGTGGGCAGGAGCCACAGCCCCTATGGGAAGCGCAATACTCTTCCGTAAGTCGATTCCCTCTCTAACTTGGTCTCGATGAGACATGGTTATTTACTGCGTCTAGCTGCCCTCTCTCAGGTCACTAAAGAGTTAAACTCGACAACCACTGTGGCGAATCTCAATATATCGTTGTACATGCTTAGTATGTCAATCTTTCCATTATGGTGGTCATCTTTCAGTGAAAAGCTGGGGCGACGGACTATATACCTTGTATCCTTTTGCCTCTTCGTGATATTCAATGTTCTATGTGCTATTTCCAAGTCGATGGCCATGCTCATTGTCATGCGGATGCTCAGTGGTGGAGCTTCTGCTTCGGTCCAGGCGGTCGGAGCAGGGACAATTGCGGACCTATGGGAATCTCAAGAGAGAGGCCGTGCCATGGGGATATTCTACCTTGGACCATTATGCGGTCCGTTGGTGGCTCCTATTGTTGGAGGCGCTTTGGCTCAAcggtggaagtggaggagtaCATTATGGTTTCTAGCAGCTTATGGAGGCATAACCGTCGCGTTCATATTCTTTGCCCTTCCAGAGACGTTGATCTCGGCGAAATCCCCTAGTCCCAATACAAGTAACGAGCAACAGGAACCGATTGGACGTCGGCTGAG
This Aspergillus flavus chromosome 1, complete sequence DNA region includes the following protein-coding sequences:
- a CDS encoding putative MFS multidrug resistance transporter (MFS multidrug resistance transporter), giving the protein MEKEGTSAGMPPDYTRREHETHAMDPPQRSTTDTDSDLHSISHEDHPPQAFEGKDEECRPSYASDTSRDAAVVVPRPNRRGLFGQFTLLAEVENPKTYSRKKKWFVTFIVAWAGATAPMGSAILFPALSQVTKELNSTTTVANLNISLYMLSMSIFPLWWSSFSEKLGRRTIYLVSFCLFVIFNVLCAISKSMAMLIVMRMLSGGASASVQAVGAGTIADLWESQERGRAMGIFYLGPLCGPLVAPIVGGALAQRWKWRSTLWFLAAYGGITVAFIFFALPETLISAKSPSPNTSNEQQEPIGRRLSRVSSRQVVGLTTRWLKVLKMALVDPLKIVLYLRYPPVLLTVYYASITFGSLYVLNVSVEHTFGSDPYNFTTILVGLLYIPNSLGYVVASTFGGRWMDNIMQREARKAQRYDENGNLIYHPEDRMRENAWLGAFLYPAALIWYGWTADRGVFWLVPMIANFFFGIGSMLIFSMATTMLTEFMPKKASSGVALNNFMRNIFSCVGSLVTAPIIDAIGNGWLFTILGIVAFLSSSVLFAMKVFGPRWRKSMDALRH
- a CDS encoding GTP cyclohydrolase 1 type 2/Nif3; translated protein: MSPRFRLVFFVPPSAVSACKTAIFSAGAGRYPGQGNYTECCWTTAGTSQFRPGDAANPHIGKVGELETTEEIRVEALCAGEDIARKAVEALKKAHPYEQPSYGVYRMEDF